The DNA window GATTCTGAGGTAGACCTCGGTTTTGCCACTGCCGGTTACACCATGCAGCAGCCAAGTATTAAATTGATTGATCCCGGAGACAATCGCATTGACCGCGATTGTCTGCTCGGCAGTCAGCGCCGGGATTTTCGCGTCAGCCGTTACGGGTGTAACAGTAACAGGCTTGGCGGTTATCCATCCAAGCTGAATCCATTCTTGCAGCACTTTATTCGCGCGCGGCGAAATCTGCTTGACTTGCGCGGCAGTCAGTGCCGTCATACGCTGAAATTCACTTAATAGGTTCCGTGCTACACGATTGCGTGGCGGAATGACGGATACATCAACGCTTGCTCCCACTGCAGTCAGAGCATAGTGATAGTCATACGAGCTTTTTTTGAGACTGATTATTTTGTTGTTGCGTAATTTGACGGGTAAGCCATTCATGATCACCATGCCGAGCGGATGATGATAGTAATGACTGCAGAAATGAAATAAATCCAGCAATGCGGCCGATAGCGGTTTTATTTCCCTGAAGATGCCATGCGCAACTTTAAGTTTCTCAAGCGGAATCTCAGTACTGGCACTGATCGTAACGATAACCCCGGTGACTCGTTTTTTTCCGAACGGTACGCAGACACGCGCGCCGATATCGTGTTCACTGACATCGTCGGCTTGATAGTCAAACAGCGTGTCAACCGGAACATTGAGCGCGACACGGATGACCGGCATAAGTGCTGAAAAATTAACCCAAGCTACCCGCCAGCCAGCTGAAAATCTGGCGAGCCGCTTGGCAGATCAAGAATTGATCCGGTTATTTGGAGACGCGATAAAGCGTGACGGATTGTTCACCTGATTTATCCAATTTAGCGGTTTTGCCGTCCGAGCTGATCGCAAAACCAATGCCACCCTCGATATCGGAGAAGCCGGCGCAACCATTGGTGTTATATGTGTAGCTCGATAAGTTTAATTTGCTGCTGCCTTTATCATACGAGTAGGATGCAAATTCAATTCCGGGTTTTGCACATTTTGCTTGATCTTCACGCTGCGTAGCGCCGGTCGGGTCGATCATCATATATTTGCCGTTGGGAAAGAAAACCAGGGTTGTTGTTTTGATCGCTTCGCCGTCAAAGGCCCAGGCACCGGTAATACCATTCGCATCGTTATCGATTTTTGAGTAACGGGATTCTTTTACCTCTTTCTCGACGACTTCGTTTTCATCGCTGAGCTGAATGGGTTTGGCGATATGGAAAAGCTCACCGAATACGCTGCTTTGTTCACGCGCTCTTTGCACCGTGACGATGTCGGAATTAATCAATTCAAAACCATCGGTACGTACGCGCCGGGTCGGACCGGGATTTGAAAATCCGGCTTTCAGATTGGTATCGACACTGGGTGTGCTGACCAGTTTGAAGCCACGATTATCAAAATCGGTAGCTTTGGCAACACCGTATTCAACACCGGCCTGGAATACGGTTTTGCCGCCACAGACGCGGTTCTCATCGCAGGAATCATCCGGTCGCGCGTCACCTTGCAAGTATTCTCCGCTGCTATCGGCGGCTACCCGTAATACGCTAGCGGTTTGGTTGGTATAACTGACCCAGATTTGCGCGCTAAGCAGTGCGACACCTTGTGAGAGAAAATGTGTGCGGGCGTCTTCGAGTGTTCTGGCTTCACCTGAAATGCCGCCGGCTGACATGATGTCTTTTAAGCCGGCCGATTCGGCAAATGTTTCCGGGTTGCTATCTAAATTAATCGAACCTTTAACAGCGGCTGAGGTTTCGCGAGAAATAGCGATACCGTTGGAAAGGTCACTGTCGGAATCCAGCGATTGCAGCAGAACCAACAGATTTTGCAGTTTATTGTTGTTGTCACCAGCTAGCTCGATCGGTGTGACGATTTGTGAACCCTGAATATTGCCCAGTGTCAAATCGCCCAATTTGAATTCGATTTTGTCGCCATGCGTGAAGCTGAAATTACCTTTTTCATCGGTAGTGCCGGATTTTCCAGAAGTCGCGGCATATGTTACGCCGGAAACGGCGGAATCGACTAAAATACCGGTAGCGGGGCCAGTCGGCGCATTTCTTTTAACAGCGGCTACTGCCGATGATGTTGATGAAGCGGATGAAGTTTCGAGGTTTTTTTCACCGCCGCTGTCACAAGCAGCTAGACCGACAACAAATACTGTGGATAATACGGATATCCATGATTTTTTTCTTAACAACTGTTTAGATTTCATTAAGATGCTCTCTTTTTGATTAATTAGATAATTCAATCTTGTACAATTTACTTCTTTGGCTGCGTAATGTATCGGTAAAAGCTGATATTTTACTATCAAGACTACTATTATAGCCAAGCATTCGGCTTTTCGTTCCTGACTTGCTTAAATAGGTTTTAAATTTTTGTCTTTTCGTGTATTTTCGCCGCTATTTTTTACTTGGGAGATATAAGGTATTTATATGTCTAACATGGCTGAGATTCCACAACTGACGGAGATGTCAGCACAACTTCCCATCAGCTGGTACTTGGATCCCAAAATTCTGGAGATTGAAAAACATTTACTGTTTGATCGCGGGCCAGGCTA is part of the Gammaproteobacteria bacterium genome and encodes:
- a CDS encoding adhesin, whose amino-acid sequence is MKSKQLLRKKSWISVLSTVFVVGLAACDSGGEKNLETSSASSTSSAVAAVKRNAPTGPATGILVDSAVSGVTYAATSGKSGTTDEKGNFSFTHGDKIEFKLGDLTLGNIQGSQIVTPIELAGDNNNKLQNLLVLLQSLDSDSDLSNGIAISRETSAAVKGSINLDSNPETFAESAGLKDIMSAGGISGEARTLEDARTHFLSQGVALLSAQIWVSYTNQTASVLRVAADSSGEYLQGDARPDDSCDENRVCGGKTVFQAGVEYGVAKATDFDNRGFKLVSTPSVDTNLKAGFSNPGPTRRVRTDGFELINSDIVTVQRAREQSSVFGELFHIAKPIQLSDENEVVEKEVKESRYSKIDNDANGITGAWAFDGEAIKTTTLVFFPNGKYMMIDPTGATQREDQAKCAKPGIEFASYSYDKGSSKLNLSSYTYNTNGCAGFSDIEGGIGFAISSDGKTAKLDKSGEQSVTLYRVSK